The following are encoded in a window of Amaranthus tricolor cultivar Red isolate AtriRed21 chromosome 2, ASM2621246v1, whole genome shotgun sequence genomic DNA:
- the LOC130805955 gene encoding transcription factor MYB30-like gives MVRTPYIDENGLKKGAWSVEEDDKLRSYVQRFGHWNWREIPKFAGLARCGKSCRLRWLNYLRPNVKLGCFTKDEEDLIIKLHLQLGNRWSKIAAKLPGRTDNEIKNYWHTHLKKRARQQPSSIVSKPRKRIGKKVQFKDNYDFKDNNVLILESYPYSLSPLQPQQSNHNNNSENSSTHTPSSSSSSSSSSSSHHDQENNTLSSWDFNDELLDGSFWNQPFFTENCYKQDDYYGNNNLDFDFDFDFSLFDQSLCSPFWDFLDFSCSVDL, from the exons ATGGTAAGAACACCATACATTGATGAAAATGGACTTAAGAAAGGTGCATGGAGTGTTGAAGAGGATGATAAATTAAGATCTTATGTTCAAAGATTTGGTCATTGGAATTGGAGAGAAATTCCCAAGTTTGCAG GTCTAGCAAGGTGTGGGAAGAGTTGTAGACTAAGGTGGTTAAATTATCTAAGGCCTAATGTGAAGCTCGGCTGTTTTACTAAGGATGAGGAGGACCTTATTATCAAACTTCATCTCCAACTTGGTAACAG GTGGTCTAAAATAGCAGCAAAGCTTCCAGGTCGTACAGATAATGAAATAAAGAACTATTGGCACACCCATCTCAAAAAACGTGCAAGGCAACAGCCATCATCAATAGTAAGTAAACCAAGGAAACGTATTGGAAAAAAGGTTCAATTCAAAGACAACTACGATTTTAAAGACAACAATGTACTTATTTTGGAAAGCTACCCTTACTCTTTGTCCCCGCTTCAACCACAACAAtctaatcataataataattctgAGAATTCATCTACTCATactccatcatcatcatcatcatcatcatcatcgtcatcatcacaTCATGATCAGGAGAATAATACGTTATCTTCATGGGATTTTAACGATGAATTGCTGGATGGAAGTTTCTGGAATCAACCATTCTTCACAGAGAATTGTTATAAACAAGATGATTATTATGGTAATAATAatcttgattttgattttgattttgattttagtttgtttgatcaaagtttatgttctccgtTTTGGGATTTTTTGGATTTCTCTTGTTCCGTAGATCTTTAA